In Anthocerotibacter panamensis C109, the sequence CCAGGAGACTGGGGCCAGATTTGGCGGTACTTTTTATGTGGATTCCATTTCCCTCTCCGATGGTCCTGTACCGGATTACCTAAGTCTGCTACGCTACGATGCCAGACTTATGCTCCAAGGACTAGGCGGGACGCTCTACGGTTCTTTGAAATAGCCCATCTAACCCATCAGTGGAGGTCAGCTTGGTACACGAAATCAGTATTCAGGTCCAGGGTGTCACCGTTAGCTATAGCGGCAACGTCGCCCTACGAGATGCCTATCTCGAACTGCGCTCAGGCTCGATTGGGGGCTTGGTTGGACCCAACGGGGCGGGCAAATCCACGCTTTTCAAGTCGATCATGGGGCTGGTGAGCCCGACTAAAGGGCAGGTCGTCGTCCAGGGTAAACCCATCAAAGCCGCCCAAAAGGCCAACCTCGTCGCCTATGTCCCCCAAGCGGAGGAAGTGGACTGGACTTTCCCGGTCAGTGTCTGGGACGTGGTCATGATGGGGCGCTACGGCTATATGAACATTTTGCGCATTCCCCAGGCCAAGGACCGCAAGGTGTGCGAGGAATCCCTGGAATTGGTGCAGATGAGTGAGTTTCGCAACCGTCAGATCGGAGAATTGTCCGGGGGGCAAAAAAAACGAGCTTTTCTGGCTCGGGCTTTGGCACAGCAGGGGACGGTCATGCTCTTGGACGAGCCCTTCACGGGCGTGGACGTCAAGACCGAAAAAACGATTATCGATCTGCTCCTCAACCTGCGGGATGCGGGGCATACGGTCCTCATCTCGACCCATGACCTAGGTTCGGTGAGCAGCTTCTGTGATCAGGTGATCCTAGTCAACCGGACGATCTTGGCCTATGGTCCAACCCAAGAAGTCTTCACCGAAGAGAACCTGACGCGTACTTTTGGCGGGATGCTCCGCAATTTGAGATTTGACACCCCCCAACCCACACCTAGTACTTGAGGTATCTCCATGGATTTGTCGCTCTTTCAAGCTATTTGGGGCTGGTTCGCCGAGCCCTTGCAGTATGAATTCATCCAAAAGGCAATTCTCGTCAGTGCTCTGGTGGGTGTGGTCTGTTCGGCGCTCTCTTGCTACATCACGCTCAAGGGCTGGTCGCTGATGGGGGATGCGGTCTCCCATGCAGTGCTTCCGGGCGTGGTCCTCTCCTATATCGCCAATGTACCCTTTTCGATAGGGGCGTTTATTTTTGGGCTGGGATCGGCGGTTGGGATCGGCTTTATCCGGTCGCAGACGCGCATCAAAGAGGACGCCTCCATGGGCATTGTCTTTACGGGGGCTTTTGCGCTAGGTCTGGTGCTTGTCTCTAAGACTCCCAGCAATATTGACCTGCAACATATCTTGTTCGGCAATGTCCTAGGCATCACCAATGCCGACATGCTCCAGACGTTTATTATTAGCGGGGTAACGCTCACCACGATCCTGGTATTCCGTAAGGATCTGCTGTTATTTTGTTTTGACCCGACCCACGCCCGTGCTATCGGCCTCAATACCCAATTGCTCAACTACATGCTCCTTGCGTTACTCTCCTTGACCATTGTGGCAGCGCAGCAGACTGCCGGGATTACGCTGGTGGTAGCGATGCTCATCACCCCTGGAGCGACAGCCTATCTATGGACCGACCGCTTTGACCGCATGATCTGGATTGCAGTGGGCATCGGTGTCATCACGAGTGTGATGGGCACCTACCTGAGCTATCATCTGGATGCCTCTACCGGAGGGACAATTGTGTTGCTGATGACGGGCTTTTTCCTCGCCACAGCCCTCTTGGCTCCCAAGCACGGGCTACTCGGACGCGTCTTTAAGTTCCAGGCTGCCGGAAAAACTGCGGTTGGGGCGATTGAGAGTACGCCCTCCAGTTAGACAGGGCGAGCAAAGATCAGCACAAACGGGGACGTAGGCCATAGTCTCGATAGCGAAAATAGTCGCGCAGGATTTGGTCGTGGTCAAAACATAGATCCGTCGGGATGCGCCAGGGTTCAAAGATACTTAAGCCCTTGGCGTCATCGGCGGCTTGGGGCTCTCCCATTGCCTGCGCAATAAAGACGATGCTCAGGGTGTGCTTACGCAGGTCGCGGTGGGGATCGGAGTAGACATGGAACTGCTCTATGAGGTCTACCATCAGACACGTCTCCTCCTGCGCCTCGCGTCGGGCTGCTGCCTCGACCGTCTCGCCATAGTCTACAAAGCCCCCCGGAAGCGCCCAGCCATAGGGCTCAAAGCGGCGCTCAATCAAGATGATGGGCCGGTGGGGACGGTCCACAAGTTCGATGAGAATATCGACCGTGGGGGCGGGGTTACGGTAGGTCGGGGTCATGGTGAATCGCTCAGGATTTTTTACCGAACTTCTGCCAAAAATAGAAGCCAATGAGCGTCATCCCCAGCAACCAAGCTCCGGCCAGCATCAGTCTGGCATAATCCAGGTACATGGGTCGTCCTCGCGTGTCCTCCCATTCTGGCCTAGCGCTAGGAATTCGGGGAAATAGTCGAGGGCAGCACGAAGCGCTCCTGCTATGGTATTAAAGTCTGCGAGCAGAGAGTACTGACGTGAGCGAACAGGATAGCCGCTTTGGGGATGGTCTGACGATTGGCGTCCTAGTGGGGGGGCTGTTTGGCGGGGTGGTGGGAGCCTTTTTAGCCAACCGCTTTCTGACAGCGCCCGCCAAGAATGCTGCCAAGCCCACCGCCATCCTGGATGAGGTTCAAAAAAATACCGAAGAAGTCCTCGGGGATGCCCGCCGCAATCTGGAGGAAAAGATCACGCAATTGAATGACGCCATCGAACTAGCCCGCCAGCGTCTGGCCTCTTTGGAAGATGCCAAGTCGCAGGATTAAGTTTCTTGAATTACCCTGGAAATAGGACCCGCATGGAGGACCGGACACAGCATGTTTGATCTCATTTTGCCAACCCTGGCTAACTTCCTGGTCTATTACAGCTACATCATCATTGGTCGGGTTCTGCTCTCTTGGTTCCCTAATATCGACTGGTTCTCCCAGCCGTGGGCTACGCTCAGCCAGTTGACAGACCCCTACCTCAATCTGTTTCGCCGCTTTATCCCGCCGATAGGGGGCTTGGATATCTCTCCTATTGTGGCGCTCCTGTTGCTGCAATTTGTCTCAGGTGCCGTAAGTTCTGTTGCCTAACCCTATGTCCCGTCTAGTCTCTCTATTGCCCAGTCTGACCGAAGTCCTCTGTGCCCTGG encodes:
- a CDS encoding metal ABC transporter ATP-binding protein, which codes for MVHEISIQVQGVTVSYSGNVALRDAYLELRSGSIGGLVGPNGAGKSTLFKSIMGLVSPTKGQVVVQGKPIKAAQKANLVAYVPQAEEVDWTFPVSVWDVVMMGRYGYMNILRIPQAKDRKVCEESLELVQMSEFRNRQIGELSGGQKKRAFLARALAQQGTVMLLDEPFTGVDVKTEKTIIDLLLNLRDAGHTVLISTHDLGSVSSFCDQVILVNRTILAYGPTQEVFTEENLTRTFGGMLRNLRFDTPQPTPST
- a CDS encoding metal ABC transporter permease, translated to MDLSLFQAIWGWFAEPLQYEFIQKAILVSALVGVVCSALSCYITLKGWSLMGDAVSHAVLPGVVLSYIANVPFSIGAFIFGLGSAVGIGFIRSQTRIKEDASMGIVFTGAFALGLVLVSKTPSNIDLQHILFGNVLGITNADMLQTFIISGVTLTTILVFRKDLLLFCFDPTHARAIGLNTQLLNYMLLALLSLTIVAAQQTAGITLVVAMLITPGATAYLWTDRFDRMIWIAVGIGVITSVMGTYLSYHLDASTGGTIVLLMTGFFLATALLAPKHGLLGRVFKFQAAGKTAVGAIESTPSS
- a CDS encoding NUDIX domain-containing protein; amino-acid sequence: MTPTYRNPAPTVDILIELVDRPHRPIILIERRFEPYGWALPGGFVDYGETVEAAARREAQEETCLMVDLIEQFHVYSDPHRDLRKHTLSIVFIAQAMGEPQAADDAKGLSIFEPWRIPTDLCFDHDQILRDYFRYRDYGLRPRLC
- a CDS encoding YggT family protein, with amino-acid sequence MFDLILPTLANFLVYYSYIIIGRVLLSWFPNIDWFSQPWATLSQLTDPYLNLFRRFIPPIGGLDISPIVALLLLQFVSGAVSSVA